One Setaria italica strain Yugu1 chromosome II, Setaria_italica_v2.0, whole genome shotgun sequence DNA segment encodes these proteins:
- the LOC101773330 gene encoding L10-interacting MYB domain-containing protein-like, producing the protein MPEIDWNSENTRVLCMLFAEQVGKGNRPNTHLNALGYAEVEKGFKERAGIVVTKAQIKNKWDKLKEDFKAWKKQTAEQIPGCGKFKKKGLENEDELTKCFSDITTIGIDHWSPHVVNVEAPENIDETQDEKINCEPEDDEFIPDTQEEDIGITPPPASGKRLARSIDRSGKKAKSGNALLIQEAVTSLASSANEYVSKRHGKYSIDEVMEVVIACGAGYDSNEHYMASELFVKKEQREMFMTLPTDEIRFNWLRRKYKDKYEK; encoded by the exons ATGCCTGAAATTGATTGGAACTCGGAGAACACTCGGGTGTTGTGTATGTTATTTGCTGAACAAGTTGGAAAAGGAAATAGGccaaacacacacttgaatGCACTTGGGTATGCTGAGGTTGAGAAAGGGTTCAAAGAAAGGGCTGGAATAGTGGTTACGAAGGCtcagatcaagaacaaatgggacaagttaaaggaagatttcaaggcATGGAAGAAAC AGACTGCGGAGCAAATTCCGGGTTGTGGAAAGTTCAAAAAGAAGGGTcttgagaatgaagatgaattaACCAAGTGTTTTTCTGACATCACTACTATTGGTATTGATCATTGGTCTCCTCATGTTGTGAATGTTGAAGCACCAGAAAATATTGACGAGACACAAGATGAGAAAATCAATTGTGAGCCGGAGGATGATGAATTCATTCCGGATACACAAGAGGAGGATATTGGAATTACTCCTCCACCTGCGAGTGGCAAAAGATTGGCAAGGTCTATTGATAGAAGTGGTAAGAAGGCGAAGTCTGGAAATGCACTCCTAATTCAAGAAGCAGTAACAAGTCTGGCAAGTTCAGCCAATGAATATGTTTCTAAGAGACATGGAAAATATTCTATTGATGAAGTGATGGAGGTTGTGATTGCTTGTGGGGCTGGCTATGATAGCAATGAACATTACATGGCGTCTgaactgtttgtgaagaaggagcaaagggagatgttcatgaccttgcctactgatgagattaggttcaattgGCTTAGGAGGAAGTACAAGGATAAATATGAAAAGTAG
- the LOC101754266 gene encoding probable E3 ubiquitin-protein ligase RNF144A-B, whose amino-acid sequence MEASAAAAAADGDPYVPIYISSDEEDGYAQAYFARSYSPEEIEIQEAILLSLDRSRAPAATASSSASPSSSRPDGVSDPREPPPDRKGKRQISSEDGSGDRKKKRSKRGRFNCAICFEMVEVSEKFAVSHCAHAFCNSCVGRYVAGKIAENVAVVGCPDPECEDGVVEMDLCRDIVPPELFDRWNVALCENLLGDDKMYCPFKDCSALLINDGLVKIRETECPHCHRLFCARCRVAWHDGIKCKEFRKLGDDEKGEDDLTLKKLANKKKWQRCPKCKMYVSRTSGCLLIKCRCKQYFCYHCAAPMDKTTHYCENCKR is encoded by the exons atggaggcctccgccgccgccgccgccgccgacggcgatcCGTACGTCCCCATCTACATCTCCTCCGACGAGGAGGACGGGTACGCGCAAGCCTACTTCGCCCGGTCGTACAGCCCTGAGGAGATCGAGATCCAGGAGGCCATCCTCCTCTCCCTCGACCGCTCCCGcgcaccggccgccaccgcctcctcatccgcctccccctcctcctctcgccccGACGGCGTCTCCGACCCCCGAGAACCCCCTCCCGACCGCAAGGGGAAGCGCCAGATTTCGTCGGAAG ACGGGTCGGGCGACCGCAAGAAGAAGCGCTCCAAGCGCGGCCGCTTCAACTGTGCAATCTGCTTTGAGATGGTTGAGGTTTCGGAGAAGTTTGCTGTGAGCCACTGCGCCCACGCGTTCTGCAACAGCTGCGTCGGGAGGTACGTCGCCGGGAAGATCGCCGAGAACGTGGCCGTGGTCGGGTGCCCTGACCCCGAGTGCGAGGACGGCGTGGTCGAGATGGATCTGTGCCGGGATATTGTCCCGCCTGAACTGTTTGACCGGTGGAATGTTGCGCTGTGCGAGAATCTACTGGGGGATGATAAGATGTACTGCCCGTTCAAGGATTGCTCAGCTCTGTTGATAAATGATGGGTTGGTAAAGATCAGGGAAACAGAGTGCCCACACTGCCACCGACTGTTCTGTGCACGATGCCGCGTTGCGTGGCATGATGGGATCAAATGCAAGGAGTTTAGGAAGCTTGGAGATGATGAGAAAGGGGAGGATGATCTGACGCTTAAAAAGCTCGCTAACAAGAAGAAATGGCAAAGGTGCCCCAAGTGCAAGATGTACGTCTCCAGAACGTCTGGGTGCTTGCTAATAAAGTGCAG GTGTAAGCAGTACTTTTGTTACCATTGCGCCGCCCCTATGGACAAGACCACTCACTATTGCGAGAATTGCAAGCGCTAG
- the LOC101754657 gene encoding uncharacterized protein LOC101754657: protein MASCYALRLAATCMLLLCVGSSDLLARPALASSPPPPSRDDQEQAAVAGELLLRELVEHDVAEELGLLEGQHGDGNVGDICPSSCQTCLVVCAATCVLSKVPIACFANCTVSSSCFGKTVMRDVLVLGSHRSP, encoded by the coding sequence ATGGCGTCTTGCTATGCTCTGAGGCTGGCCGCCACCTGCATGCTGCTCCTGTGCGTCGGATCATCGGACCTGCTGGCGCGGCCGGCCCtcgcgtcgtcgccgccgccgccgtcgcgggaTGACCAGGAGCAGGCCGCCGTAGCCGGCGAGCTGCTGCTGCGGGAGCTCGTGGAGCACGACGTCGCCGAGGAGCTGGGCCTCCTGGAGGGGCAGCACGGCGACGGCAATGTGGGCGATATCTGCCCGTCGTCGTGCCAGACCTGCCTTGTCGTGTGCGCGGCAACGTGCGTGCTCAGCAAGGTGCCCATCGCCTGCTTTGCCAACTGCACCGTGTCGAGCTCCTGCTTCGGCAAGACTGTGATGCGTGATGTCCTTGTCCTTGGTTCTCACCGATCACCGTGA